The stretch of DNA AACCAAAGAGAAAAAGAAAACAATAGTTGCCGGTTTTTCACGGTTTCCTAAAAATCTGACCAGAGTATAAGCTGCTCCGGCAAACATGGCAGATAAGAATCCGGCAAAAGCAGGAAGAACAGAAAGTTCAAGTTTTGGTTTGATGATCAAAAGAGCAGAACAGAACACGATTATCAAAGCCGCAATTTGAAACCGGGAAAGTTTCTCCTTAAGAAATAACCAGGCAAAGAAAGTTACGAAAAAGGGTGAAAGTTTGTTCAACATCGAAGAGTCTGCCAGATAAAGATTATTGATCGCATAAAAATATAAGACAACTCCGAGAAGACCGAGGAAAGACCTTAACAGCAGATATTTCAGATTTTCTTTTTTTTCAATAATTTTATCTTTACCTTTCCTGATCATAAAAAAGGCAACTATTAAACTAACCAGGTTTCGGAAAAATACCTTCTCGAATAAGGGAATATTTCCTGCCAGCCTGACATTTGCTGCCATAAACGCAAAAGCCAGAGCAGAGATAAGCATAAAAATTACCGATTTCGATCTATTCAGCAAACTTTCTCCTTTTTAAGAAAACATGCTGAATTCCAAAAATCTGGCAAGTTTTAATTTAATAAACTTGACGCAAATGAGCGCATATTGATTTTAATATTTGATTTTGAGAAACAGGAGAAAACATTAATGCTCGGTAAAAAGGAAAAAGAATTCAACATCATCAAGATCTATAAAAGCTGGTATGTTCTGTTATTATTTTCGTTAATTTTATTGCTTCTTACCTACATAATCACATCATCTGAATTTATGAAAGAAGTGGAATACAAACTGATCGATCTACGTTTCAAACTTGCTCCCATTCCGGAAAGAGCAGATTCCAATATAGTCATTGTTACGATTGATGATGCAAGTTTGAATTTTTTTAAAGAAAATGGGATTTCCTATCCCTGGCCCAGATCGTATTATGCTCATGTTGTTGATTATTTCAGCAAAGCAGGGGCAGAAGCTGTCATTTTTGATATGCAGTTTTATGAACCTGACATGGATTGGGAAGAAACTTATGCAGAAGAAACTGATGGAATGTTTGCCGAATCGATCGCAAAAGCGGCAAATGTCTATTTATCTGCTCAACTTTCTGCAGATGAAAGATTGGATCGAGCAGATCTTTCCC from Candidatus Cloacimonadota bacterium encodes:
- a CDS encoding DMT family transporter, whose protein sequence is MLNRSKSVIFMLISALAFAFMAANVRLAGNIPLFEKVFFRNLVSLIVAFFMIRKGKDKIIEKKENLKYLLLRSFLGLLGVVLYFYAINNLYLADSSMLNKLSPFFVTFFAWLFLKEKLSRFQIAALIIVFCSALLIIKPKLELSVLPAFAGFLSAMFAGAAYTLVRFLGNREKPATIVFFFSLVSVIVMFPLMMMKFKIPTFIQLIFLSGTGIFAAIGQFGLTLAYKYAKASEVAIYNYTNIIFSAIIGYFLWQEISDIWSIIGGMILISASAGIFVYNKNKK
- a CDS encoding CHASE2 domain-containing protein codes for the protein MLGKKEKEFNIIKIYKSWYVLLLFSLILLLLTYIITSSEFMKEVEYKLIDLRFKLAPIPERADSNIVIVTIDDASLNFFKENGISYPWPRSYYAHVVDYFSKAGAEAVIFDMQFYEPDMDWEETYAEETDGMFAESIAKAANVYLSAQLSADERLDRADLS